One window of Terriglobales bacterium genomic DNA carries:
- the acpP gene encoding acyl carrier protein: MAAVEDKVKQIIVEQLGVDEGEVTPSASFVDDLGADSLDTVELVMAFEEAFDVEIPDEDAEKIRTVKDAIEYIGKNAKAGK; the protein is encoded by the coding sequence ATGGCAGCCGTCGAAGACAAAGTAAAGCAGATCATCGTGGAGCAGTTGGGCGTAGATGAGGGCGAAGTGACTCCCAGCGCCTCGTTCGTGGACGACCTGGGCGCCGACTCCCTGGATACGGTCGAACTGGTGATGGCGTTCGAGGAGGCCTTCGACGTCGAGATCCCGGACGAAGACGCGGAAAAGATCCGCACGGTGAAGGACGCCATCGAATACATCGGCAAGAACGCCAAAGCCGGCAAGTGA
- a CDS encoding amidohydrolase family protein has protein sequence MTIATLCCFLLCAAALAQKSKPAPAKPAPAKAQAIVLRGGKLLTITHGTIENGVLVMENGKITAVGAAGAVNIPRNARVIDVTGMTVYPGLIDSETHLGLTEISADTTTNDLEETSDAIMPHMHVYDAFHAESELIPVTRMNGVTNAIVAPQTRDTLPGQDSFVQLDGKSSEEMLLVRDIAMPLNFTGAQRRNESFQSQKFPATRMGMAAQLRQVFIDAQDYAQKLADNGKKAADWDKDKKGDKPSPPKRDLKLEALLPYLEGKRPVVLAAEEPSDLKVALSLAREFHLKVILNHVSHSQILLDEIAATKLPVIVGPIYETPKDNERYDSVYKLPAELAARGVKIVFASYDEHNVRNLPYQAGYAVAFGLSHEEAMKALTLNPAEVWGVADRLGSLDAGKTANVVVADGDPLEFKTDVKHVFIAGREVPMESRQTRLRDEYTK, from the coding sequence GTGACGATCGCAACGCTTTGCTGCTTCCTCTTATGCGCGGCCGCGCTTGCGCAGAAGTCGAAGCCGGCACCGGCGAAGCCCGCGCCTGCAAAGGCGCAGGCCATCGTGCTGCGCGGCGGCAAGCTCCTGACCATCACTCACGGCACCATTGAGAACGGGGTGCTGGTGATGGAGAACGGCAAGATCACGGCCGTGGGCGCGGCGGGCGCCGTCAACATCCCCAGGAACGCGCGGGTGATCGACGTCACCGGGATGACCGTCTATCCCGGCCTCATCGACTCCGAGACCCACCTCGGCCTCACCGAGATCTCAGCGGATACGACCACCAACGACCTGGAAGAGACCAGCGACGCCATCATGCCGCACATGCACGTCTATGACGCCTTCCACGCCGAGTCGGAGCTGATCCCGGTGACGCGCATGAACGGGGTCACCAACGCCATCGTGGCTCCCCAGACGCGCGATACCTTGCCCGGGCAGGACTCGTTCGTGCAGCTCGACGGCAAGTCCAGCGAGGAGATGCTGCTGGTGCGCGATATCGCCATGCCCTTGAACTTCACCGGTGCGCAGCGGCGCAACGAGAGCTTCCAGAGCCAGAAGTTCCCCGCCACGCGCATGGGCATGGCGGCGCAACTGCGCCAGGTCTTCATTGACGCTCAGGACTACGCCCAGAAGCTCGCCGACAACGGGAAGAAGGCGGCCGATTGGGACAAGGACAAAAAGGGCGACAAGCCCTCGCCGCCCAAGCGCGACCTCAAGCTGGAGGCGCTGCTTCCTTATCTCGAGGGCAAGCGGCCGGTGGTGCTGGCGGCCGAGGAACCCAGCGACCTGAAAGTCGCGCTCAGCCTGGCGCGCGAATTCCACCTCAAGGTCATCCTCAACCACGTCAGCCACTCGCAGATCCTGCTGGACGAGATCGCGGCCACCAAGCTGCCGGTCATCGTCGGCCCCATCTACGAGACTCCCAAGGACAACGAGCGTTACGACAGCGTCTACAAGCTGCCGGCGGAGCTGGCCGCGCGCGGCGTGAAGATCGTCTTCGCCTCGTATGACGAGCACAACGTCCGCAACCTGCCCTACCAGGCGGGCTACGCGGTGGCCTTCGGCCTGTCGCACGAGGAAGCCATGAAGGCGCTCACGCTCAACCCGGCCGAGGTGTGGGGCGTGGCCGACCGGCTAGGCTCGCTCGATGCGGGCAAGACCGCCAACGTGGTGGTGGCGGACGGCGATCCGCTGGAGTTCAAGACCGACGTAAAGCATGTGTTCATCGCCGGGCGCGAGGTACCGATGGAATCGCGCCAGACCCGGCTGCGGGATGAATATACGAAGTGA
- the dtd gene encoding D-aminoacyl-tRNA deacylase, translating to MRAVVQRVKRASVRAGPQVVGEIGPGMLVLVGVAQEDKEADAEYLARKILTLRIFDDAAGKMNVAIGDAGGAALVVSQFTLYGDARGQNRPSYIRAARPEQAQKLYEYFVEKLRAAGLRCETGRFQEMMEVELVNDGPVTILLDSEKTF from the coding sequence GTGCGAGCTGTAGTTCAACGCGTGAAGCGGGCGTCGGTGCGGGCGGGGCCGCAGGTGGTGGGCGAGATCGGCCCCGGAATGCTGGTGCTGGTCGGCGTAGCCCAGGAAGACAAGGAAGCCGATGCCGAGTACCTCGCCCGCAAGATCCTGACCTTACGCATCTTCGACGACGCGGCGGGCAAGATGAATGTCGCCATCGGCGACGCGGGTGGCGCGGCGCTGGTGGTTTCCCAGTTCACGCTCTACGGCGACGCCCGCGGCCAGAACCGGCCGTCGTATATCCGCGCCGCGCGTCCCGAGCAGGCGCAGAAGCTCTATGAGTACTTCGTCGAGAAGCTGCGCGCCGCCGGCCTGCGCTGCGAAACGGGGCGGTTCCAAGAGATGATGGAGGTCGAGCTGGTCAACGACGGCCCGGTCACGATTCTGCTGGATTCGGAGAAGACCTTTTAA
- a CDS encoding amidohydrolase, translating to MRHPRALFLLSLLFLAAGTLAAQQPAAQPAAHNEVLIKNGTILTITHGTIQNGSIYIKDGKIAAVGQTVDAPRTARVIDATGKFVMPGIIDSHSHTALDDDVNEATSPVVPQMMMEDAFQYTDKAIYHSLAGGVTTSLLLHGSANMIGGQAVVIKHKYGLDREQMLFPGAPRSIKFASGENPKRVYGSRQQMPSTRMGNFAVQRQALEEAREYLRDWDDYNAKVVKGDKDAKTPKRDLKLEALADILRGKFLVQIHCYRADEFLTEMAIAHEFGYKIRAFHHALEMYKVADKVAAEGIGIATFADWWGFKHEAFDAIPWNAVMSMRKGVRVAIKSDSNDFARRLNQEAAKTMRYGGATEDEALRMITLNPAWIIGVDDRVGSLDVGKDADITIWNHHPLSSYALVDQVLIDGEVFFDRSLPGYGMTHYKEGQ from the coding sequence ATGCGACATCCGCGCGCTCTCTTCCTGCTGAGCCTGTTGTTCCTGGCCGCAGGGACTCTGGCGGCGCAGCAGCCCGCCGCGCAGCCCGCCGCGCATAACGAAGTGCTCATCAAGAACGGCACCATCCTCACCATCACCCACGGCACCATCCAGAACGGCTCCATCTACATCAAGGACGGGAAAATCGCGGCCGTGGGCCAGACGGTGGACGCTCCGCGGACCGCCAGGGTCATCGACGCCACCGGCAAGTTCGTGATGCCGGGCATCATCGATTCGCACTCGCACACCGCGCTCGATGACGACGTGAATGAGGCCACCAGTCCTGTGGTCCCGCAGATGATGATGGAAGACGCTTTCCAGTACACCGACAAGGCCATCTACCACTCGCTGGCCGGCGGAGTGACCACGTCGCTCCTGCTGCACGGCTCGGCCAACATGATCGGCGGGCAGGCCGTGGTCATCAAGCACAAGTACGGCCTCGACCGCGAGCAGATGCTCTTCCCCGGCGCGCCGCGCTCCATCAAGTTCGCCTCGGGCGAGAATCCCAAGCGCGTCTACGGCAGCCGCCAGCAGATGCCTTCCACGCGCATGGGCAACTTCGCGGTGCAGCGCCAGGCGCTCGAGGAGGCGCGCGAGTATCTGCGCGACTGGGACGACTACAACGCAAAGGTCGTCAAGGGCGACAAGGATGCGAAAACCCCCAAGCGCGATCTGAAGCTGGAGGCGCTGGCTGACATCCTGCGCGGCAAGTTCCTGGTGCAGATCCACTGCTACCGCGCCGACGAGTTCCTGACCGAGATGGCCATCGCGCACGAGTTCGGCTACAAGATCCGCGCCTTCCACCACGCGCTGGAGATGTACAAGGTGGCGGATAAGGTCGCCGCCGAGGGCATCGGCATCGCCACCTTCGCCGACTGGTGGGGATTCAAGCACGAAGCCTTCGACGCCATTCCTTGGAACGCGGTGATGTCCATGCGCAAGGGAGTGCGCGTGGCCATCAAGAGCGATTCCAACGACTTCGCGCGGCGCCTGAACCAGGAGGCCGCCAAGACCATGCGCTACGGCGGTGCCACCGAGGACGAGGCCCTGCGCATGATCACCCTCAATCCGGCCTGGATCATCGGCGTGGACGACCGCGTGGGCTCGCTCGACGTGGGCAAGGACGCCGACATCACCATCTGGAACCACCACCCGCTCTCCAGCTACGCGCTGGTGGACCAGGTGCTCATCGACGGCGAGGTCTTCTTCGACCGCTCGCTCCCCGGCTACGGGATGACCCACTACAAGGAGGGACAGTGA
- a CDS encoding beta-ketoacyl synthase N-terminal-like domain-containing protein, with protein sequence MGRRVVVTGVGLICAVGNTSEEVWKNLLAGKSGVARITHFDAAQFACQIAAEIKNFDPLNFIEKKELKKMGRFIHLALAATDEAMRSSGLEVTPENATRVGVHIGSGVGGFDVIEREHTNLLTGGPRKISPFFIPASIVNLAAGQVSIRWGAKGPNEATCTACTTSAHSIGDAFKIIVRSDADVMIAGGSEAAITPMGIGGFAAMRALSTRNDEPERASRPWDADRDGFVVGEGAGIVILEELEFARARGA encoded by the coding sequence ATGGGACGGCGCGTCGTTGTCACCGGGGTCGGACTCATCTGTGCCGTCGGCAACACCAGCGAAGAGGTGTGGAAGAACCTGCTGGCGGGCAAGAGCGGCGTCGCCCGCATCACCCACTTTGACGCCGCCCAGTTTGCCTGCCAGATCGCGGCTGAGATCAAGAACTTCGACCCGCTGAACTTCATCGAAAAAAAAGAACTCAAGAAGATGGGGCGCTTCATCCACCTGGCCCTCGCCGCCACCGATGAAGCCATGCGTTCTTCCGGCCTCGAGGTCACCCCGGAGAACGCCACCCGGGTGGGCGTGCACATCGGCTCCGGCGTTGGCGGATTCGACGTCATCGAGCGCGAGCACACCAACCTGCTCACCGGCGGCCCGCGCAAAATCTCCCCGTTTTTCATCCCCGCTTCCATCGTGAATCTGGCGGCGGGACAGGTGAGCATCCGCTGGGGCGCCAAGGGCCCGAACGAAGCCACATGCACGGCCTGCACCACCAGCGCCCATTCCATCGGCGATGCCTTCAAGATCATCGTCCGCTCGGACGCGGACGTGATGATCGCCGGCGGCTCCGAAGCCGCCATCACCCCCATGGGCATCGGCGGCTTCGCCGCCATGCGCGCGCTTTCCACCCGCAACGACGAGCCGGAGCGCGCCAGCCGTCCCTGGGACGCGGATCGCGACGGCTTCGTGGTGGGCGAAGGCGCCGGCATCGTGATCCTGGAGGAGCTGGAGTTCGCCCGGGCGCGCGGCGCCA